One stretch of Micromonospora echinospora DNA includes these proteins:
- a CDS encoding acyl-CoA dehydrogenase family protein, with translation MAAEQSFDVYRLPEEHEAIREAVREVCAAKVAPHAAEADETGEFPKASYEALRAADFHAPHIPVEYGGAGADALATAIVIEEVARACASSSLIPAVNKLGTMPLLLAGSEELKRKYLTPVAAGEGMFSYCLSEPEAGSDAAAMTTKAVRDGDHWVLNGVKRWITNAGVSEYYTVFAVTDPTARSKGISAFVVEKSDPGVSFGAPEKKLGIKGSPTREVYFDNVRIPADRMIGAEGTGFATAMKTLDHTRVTIAAQAVGIAQGALDYAKGYVQERKQFGKPVAEFQGIQFMLADMGMKLEAARQLTYAAAGKSERGDADLTYFGAAAKCFASDAAMEITTDAVQLLGGYGYTRDYPVERMMRDAKITQIYEGTNQVQRIVMARQLLKG, from the coding sequence ATGGCCGCAGAGCAGTCGTTCGACGTCTACCGGTTGCCGGAGGAGCACGAGGCGATCCGGGAGGCGGTCCGTGAGGTCTGTGCGGCCAAGGTGGCTCCGCATGCCGCTGAGGCCGACGAGACAGGTGAGTTCCCGAAGGCGTCCTACGAGGCGCTGCGGGCCGCCGACTTCCACGCCCCGCACATCCCCGTCGAGTACGGCGGCGCCGGCGCGGACGCCCTGGCCACGGCCATCGTGATCGAGGAGGTGGCGCGGGCCTGCGCCTCGTCCTCGCTGATCCCGGCGGTGAACAAGCTGGGCACCATGCCGCTGCTGCTGGCCGGCTCCGAGGAGCTGAAGCGCAAGTACCTGACCCCGGTCGCGGCCGGGGAGGGCATGTTCTCCTACTGCCTCTCCGAGCCGGAGGCGGGCTCCGACGCCGCCGCGATGACCACCAAGGCGGTACGCGACGGCGACCACTGGGTGCTCAACGGCGTGAAGCGGTGGATCACCAACGCGGGCGTCTCCGAGTACTACACCGTCTTCGCCGTGACCGATCCCACAGCCCGCTCGAAGGGCATCTCCGCCTTCGTCGTGGAGAAGTCCGACCCGGGCGTCAGCTTCGGCGCCCCGGAGAAGAAGCTCGGCATCAAGGGCTCGCCGACCCGCGAGGTCTACTTCGACAACGTGCGGATCCCGGCCGACCGCATGATCGGCGCCGAGGGCACCGGCTTCGCCACCGCCATGAAGACGCTGGACCACACCCGGGTCACCATCGCCGCCCAGGCCGTCGGCATCGCCCAGGGCGCGCTGGACTACGCCAAGGGCTACGTCCAGGAGCGCAAGCAGTTCGGCAAGCCGGTCGCCGAGTTCCAGGGCATCCAGTTCATGCTCGCCGACATGGGCATGAAGCTGGAGGCGGCGCGGCAGCTCACGTACGCCGCCGCCGGCAAGTCCGAGCGCGGTGACGCGGACCTGACGTACTTCGGCGCGGCCGCGAAGTGCTTCGCGTCGGACGCCGCCATGGAGATCACCACCGACGCGGTCCAACTGCTCGGCGGCTACGGCTACACCCGCGACTACCCGGTCGAGCGGATGATGCGGGACGCCAAGATCACCCAGATCTACGAGGGCACCAACCAGGTGCAGCGCATCGTCATGGCCCGTCAGCTGCTCAAGGGCTGA
- a CDS encoding UDP-glucose dehydrogenase family protein, producing the protein MTIPYPNTQPMPAIAAVTPPSGAARPRVTFLGTGYLGATYAICYAELGYEVLGFDVDTDKIAKLNAGEVPIHEPGLDELLRRNLAAGRLRFSTDIKETADFGDVHFICVGTPQRADGMGADLSYVEASVTSLAQHLTRKALIVGKSTVPVGTAEWVEQLVGKHSPADLGVEVAWSPEFLQEGFAVDDVLRPNRIVVGVKSEWANGMLYAAHKGVFDLAATEDREVPLVVTDFATAELVKVAANAFLATKISFINAMAEVCEAAGGDVTQLARSIGYDPRIGNRFLQAGLGFGGACLPKDIRAFQARAQELGAGEALRFLHEVDLINLRRRSRVVQLAAELLGRRSGPAGPDLSGTRVAVLGATFKPNTDDVRDAPALAVAALLGKAGADVHVFDPQGIENARRAVPELTYEETMNDAVRGADLVCVLTEWAEFRNADPVALGELANGRKVVDGRNCLDSTLWTQAGWEYRGMGRP; encoded by the coding sequence GTGACGATTCCGTACCCGAACACCCAGCCGATGCCCGCCATCGCCGCGGTGACCCCGCCGTCCGGCGCCGCCCGTCCCCGGGTGACGTTCCTCGGCACCGGCTACCTCGGTGCGACCTACGCCATCTGCTACGCCGAGCTGGGCTACGAGGTGCTCGGCTTCGACGTCGACACGGACAAGATCGCCAAGCTGAACGCCGGTGAGGTGCCGATCCACGAGCCCGGCCTCGACGAGCTGCTGCGGCGCAACCTGGCCGCCGGCCGGCTGCGGTTCAGCACGGACATCAAGGAGACCGCCGACTTCGGCGACGTCCACTTCATCTGCGTCGGCACCCCGCAGCGGGCCGACGGCATGGGCGCCGACCTGTCGTACGTCGAGGCGTCCGTGACCAGCCTGGCCCAGCACCTGACCCGCAAGGCGCTGATCGTCGGCAAGTCCACCGTGCCGGTGGGCACCGCCGAGTGGGTGGAGCAGCTCGTCGGCAAGCACAGCCCGGCCGACCTCGGCGTCGAGGTGGCGTGGAGCCCCGAGTTCCTCCAGGAGGGCTTCGCCGTCGACGACGTGCTGCGTCCGAACCGGATCGTGGTCGGCGTCAAGAGCGAGTGGGCCAACGGCATGCTCTACGCCGCGCACAAGGGCGTCTTCGACCTCGCCGCCACCGAGGACCGCGAGGTACCGCTCGTGGTCACCGACTTCGCCACCGCCGAGCTGGTCAAGGTCGCCGCGAACGCGTTCCTCGCCACCAAGATCTCCTTCATCAACGCGATGGCCGAGGTCTGCGAGGCGGCCGGCGGCGACGTCACCCAGCTGGCCCGCTCGATCGGCTACGACCCGCGCATCGGCAACCGCTTCCTCCAGGCCGGCCTCGGCTTCGGCGGCGCGTGCCTGCCCAAGGACATCCGCGCCTTCCAGGCCCGCGCGCAGGAGCTGGGCGCCGGTGAGGCGCTGCGCTTCCTGCACGAGGTCGACCTGATCAACCTGCGCCGGCGCAGCCGCGTGGTGCAGCTCGCCGCCGAGCTGCTCGGCCGCCGCTCCGGTCCGGCCGGGCCGGACCTCTCCGGCACCCGTGTCGCGGTGCTCGGCGCCACCTTCAAACCCAACACCGACGACGTACGCGACGCGCCGGCGCTCGCGGTCGCCGCGCTGCTCGGCAAGGCCGGCGCCGACGTGCACGTGTTCGACCCGCAGGGGATCGAGAACGCGCGCCGCGCGGTGCCCGAGCTGACGTACGAGGAGACCATGAACGACGCCGTCCGCGGCGCCGACCTGGTCTGCGTGCTCACCGAGTGGGCCGAGTTCCGTAACGCCGACCCGGTCGCCCTGGGCGAGCTGGCCAACGGCCGCAAGGTGGTCGACGGGCGCAACTGCCTCGACTCGACACTGTGGACGCAGGCCGGGTGGGAATACCGCGGCATGGGCCGCCCCTGA